A genomic stretch from Thunnus maccoyii chromosome 19, fThuMac1.1, whole genome shotgun sequence includes:
- the LOC121886115 gene encoding serine/threonine-protein kinase pim-2-like, with protein MQFRQIGEDVCGPVYAGFRSIDYVPVAIKYVKGPHVPYEMNAYKIPVEVALMHKVAGGPESVGNFSTVSLLDWYYLDQQLILITERPVPSQNLTTYLDSQGGVIEEQEAKTFLNQLVDATDEMHRKGVFHRDIKSENILVEIGSSVPRVRLMNFGCGSFVQERPHHTFSGTLACAPPEWYVRGEYKAGPTTVWQLGALLYRLLHGFRNSTMGILCGKMQLSRDSATQLSQDCLDFLQLCLKKNPDERATLQQLQLHPWLN; from the exons ATGCAGTTCCGCCAGATCGGAGAAGATGTCTGTGGACCTGTGTATGCTGGTTTCCGATCAATTGATTATGTACCA GTAGCTATCAAATATGTTAAGGGGCCACATGTACCGTATGAAATGAAC GCGTACAAGATCCCTGTAGAAGTGGCCCTCATGCACAAAGTTGCGGGCGGACCAGAGTCAGTCGGGAATTTTTCCACCGTCTCCCTCTTGGACTGGTACTATCTGGACCAGCAGCTTATCTTAATCACAGAAAGACCAGTTCCCTCTCAAAACCTCACGACGTACCTTGATTCCCAAGGAGGCGTCATTGAGGAACAAGAGGCTAAG ACCTTCCTGAATCAGTTGGTGGATGCAACTGATGAAATGCACCGCAAAGGTGTGTTTCACCGGGAcataaaatcagaaaacatcCTGGTTGAAATTGGCTCCAGTGTCCCGCGTGTCCGCCTGATGAACTTTGGATGTGGCAGTTTTGTTCAGGAGAGACCCCACCATACTTTCTCTG GTACCCTTGCATGTGCCCCTCCAGAGTGGTATGTACGTGGGGAATACAAAGCTGGTCCCACTACAGTATGGCAGCTGGGTGCACTGCTATACCGTTTGCTGCATGGTTTCAGAAACAGCACCATGGGCATACTGTGCGGCAAAATGCAACTCAGCAGGGACTCAGCAACACAGCTATCCCAAG ACTGCCTCGACTTCTTGCAACTGTGTCTGAAGAAAAACCCTGACGAGCGCGCCACTCTGCAGCAGCTACAGCTCCACCCCTGGCTTAACTAA